In Polynucleobacter sp. MWH-S4W17, a genomic segment contains:
- the radA gene encoding DNA repair protein RadA, translating to MAKVKSVYICQSCGGTSAKWQGQCPSCQAWNTLEEGLPETTSNSRFQGLAQSLPRQKLSAISAEDLPRFSTGVEEFDRVLGGGLVPGGVVLLGGDPGIGKSTLLLQALAEMSSAGMNVLYSSGEESAAQIALRAKRIALDAPQLEVLAEIQLEKLISIMDTVKPQVLVVDSIQTLYSEVLSSAPGSVAQVRECAAQLTRAAKSSGICVLMVGHVTKDGHLAGPRVLEHIVDTVLYFEGDTHSSFRLVRSIKNRFGAVNELGVFAMTEKGLRGVTNPSAIFLSQHEQMVPGACVLVTQEGSRPLLVEIQALVDTAHVPNPRRLAVGLEQARLAMLLAVLHRHAGVACFDQDVFLNAVGGVKISEPAADLAVLLAIQSSIRNRALPKELIVFGEVGLAGEIRPCPRGQERLKEAAKLGFTVAIIPKANMPKTKIPGLKVIPVERIDQAIAAAAELS from the coding sequence TTGGCTAAAGTCAAATCGGTTTATATCTGTCAGTCTTGTGGTGGTACCTCTGCTAAGTGGCAGGGCCAGTGCCCATCTTGCCAGGCTTGGAATACTTTGGAAGAGGGTCTGCCAGAAACAACATCTAATTCTCGCTTCCAGGGCTTGGCGCAATCTCTTCCAAGACAAAAGTTATCCGCTATTAGTGCTGAAGACCTACCGAGATTTAGCACAGGCGTTGAAGAGTTTGATCGCGTTCTAGGTGGTGGCTTGGTTCCTGGTGGCGTGGTACTTTTGGGTGGCGATCCTGGTATTGGTAAATCTACCTTGCTACTCCAGGCATTAGCAGAGATGAGTTCTGCGGGCATGAATGTGCTCTATAGCAGCGGCGAAGAATCCGCTGCGCAGATTGCTCTGCGTGCAAAGCGTATTGCTTTAGATGCACCTCAGCTTGAAGTGTTGGCGGAGATTCAGCTGGAAAAACTGATTTCGATTATGGATACCGTGAAGCCGCAAGTATTGGTAGTGGATTCGATTCAGACTTTGTATTCAGAGGTGTTAAGTTCAGCTCCTGGCTCTGTTGCGCAGGTTCGTGAGTGTGCGGCGCAGCTCACTAGGGCCGCTAAATCAAGTGGTATCTGTGTGCTGATGGTCGGGCACGTTACCAAGGATGGTCATCTTGCTGGTCCTAGGGTCTTAGAGCACATTGTCGATACCGTTTTGTATTTTGAGGGTGATACACATTCCTCTTTTCGCTTAGTGCGTTCAATTAAGAATCGTTTTGGCGCAGTCAATGAGCTGGGCGTATTTGCAATGACTGAAAAAGGTCTGCGCGGTGTAACTAATCCATCAGCAATTTTTCTGTCACAACATGAGCAAATGGTTCCGGGCGCTTGTGTATTGGTGACCCAAGAGGGTAGTAGACCTTTGCTGGTAGAGATTCAGGCTTTAGTAGATACGGCGCATGTGCCTAATCCCCGTCGTTTAGCGGTTGGCTTGGAGCAAGCTCGTTTAGCGATGCTCTTGGCGGTACTGCATCGTCATGCTGGCGTCGCTTGTTTTGATCAAGATGTTTTCTTAAATGCGGTAGGTGGCGTCAAGATTTCTGAGCCGGCCGCTGACTTAGCCGTTCTTCTGGCGATTCAGTCTTCGATTCGCAATCGCGCATTGCCAAAAGAGTTGATTGTCTTTGGTGAAGTAGGTTTGGCTGGTGAGATTCGTCCTTGTCCTCGTGGTCAAGAGCGCTTGAAAGAAGCTGCTAAATTAGGCT